The following are encoded together in the Mammaliicoccus vitulinus genome:
- a CDS encoding MFS transporter has product MKFNKNKINVVDMKKTKKSVYATGIGNAMEWFDFGLYSYLAIIISKNFFTSVENDELKLVFTFATFAIAFLMRPIGGIIFGRIGDRLGRKTVLTTTIVLMAASTLIIGLLPTYDQIGIWAPILLLIARIIQGFSTGGEYAGAMVYIAESSPDNRRSVLGSGLEIGTLAGYILASLLASGLFIGLSDAQMQAWGWRIPFILGAPLGLVGLYLRRNLDESPIFENEISENEEKPESFISIIQNHKKDIIVCFIAVAFFNITNYMLLSYMPSYLDEVIGISSTVSTVLITSVMIVMVPLAFFFGRLSDKIGNKKVVLMGTFGLTATSLLAFHFMGLNQLMFVSLGIFILGFFLSTYEGAMPSLLPSIFYTDVRYRTLAVTFNVSVSIFGGTTPLVSTWLVHATQNPLAPAYYLTAVSIIGFLTILVLFETTSGKALKGSYPTVSSEKDFEHAVENPKDSLWWNEQELQENKVKTD; this is encoded by the coding sequence ATGAAATTCAACAAAAACAAAATTAATGTTGTAGATATGAAAAAAACTAAGAAAAGTGTATATGCAACAGGTATAGGTAATGCTATGGAATGGTTTGACTTTGGTCTTTATTCTTATTTAGCAATTATCATCAGTAAAAATTTCTTCACATCAGTAGAAAATGATGAATTGAAATTAGTATTTACTTTCGCTACATTTGCGATTGCATTTTTAATGCGACCAATTGGTGGTATTATATTCGGGAGAATCGGGGATAGACTCGGTAGAAAAACAGTCCTCACAACGACGATTGTCTTAATGGCAGCTTCTACTTTAATAATTGGTTTATTACCAACTTATGATCAAATAGGTATTTGGGCGCCAATACTATTACTAATCGCTAGAATTATTCAAGGTTTCTCAACTGGTGGGGAATATGCAGGTGCAATGGTCTACATTGCTGAATCTTCTCCAGATAATAGAAGAAGTGTTCTTGGTAGTGGTTTAGAAATAGGTACGTTAGCAGGTTATATACTTGCATCATTATTAGCAAGTGGTTTATTTATTGGTTTATCAGATGCACAAATGCAAGCTTGGGGTTGGAGAATTCCATTTATCCTAGGTGCGCCGCTTGGTTTAGTAGGTCTATATTTAAGAAGAAATCTAGACGAATCACCAATTTTTGAAAATGAAATATCTGAAAATGAAGAAAAACCAGAGTCGTTCATATCCATTATCCAAAATCACAAAAAAGATATTATCGTATGCTTTATAGCAGTTGCATTCTTTAATATTACAAACTATATGTTACTTTCATATATGCCATCATATTTAGATGAAGTAATTGGTATTTCTAGTACAGTAAGTACGGTATTAATTACAAGTGTCATGATTGTTATGGTACCATTAGCATTCTTCTTTGGTCGTTTAAGTGACAAAATAGGTAACAAAAAAGTTGTATTAATGGGTACATTTGGTTTAACAGCGACTTCACTGTTAGCATTTCACTTCATGGGACTTAACCAATTAATGTTTGTATCGTTAGGTATATTCATTCTTGGATTCTTCTTATCAACATATGAAGGTGCTATGCCAAGTTTATTACCAAGTATATTCTATACAGACGTTCGTTACCGTACATTAGCCGTAACATTTAACGTGTCTGTATCAATATTTGGTGGTACAACACCGTTAGTTTCAACATGGTTAGTACACGCAACACAAAATCCATTAGCACCAGCTTATTATTTAACAGCTGTAAGTATTATAGGATTTTTAACAATACTTGTACTATTTGAAACAACTTCAGGAAAAGCATTAAAAGGATCATATCCAACCGTATCATCTGAAAAAGATTTCGAACACGCTGTCGAAAATCCAAAAGATTCATTATGGTGGAATGAACAAGAATTACAAGAAAACAAAGTAAAAACAGACTAA